Proteins encoded together in one Urocitellus parryii isolate mUroPar1 chromosome 3, mUroPar1.hap1, whole genome shotgun sequence window:
- the Hscb gene encoding iron-sulfur cluster co-chaperone protein HscB isoform X4, with translation MDSQFLMEIMEINEKLAEAQSEAAVKEIESTIQAKQKECTDNVSRAFEQDDFEEAKEILTKMKYFSNIEEKIKLKKIPYS, from the exons ATGGATAGTCAATTCCTCATGGAAataatggaaatcaatgaaaaactTGCAGAAGCTCAAAGTGAAGCTGCCGTGAAAGAAATTGAATCCACTATACAAG CTAAACAGAAAGAATGTACTGACAACGTGAGCAGAGCTTTTGAACAAG ATGACTTTGAAGAAGCCAAGGAAATTTTAACAAAGAtgaaatacttttcaaatatagaagaaaagatCAAGTTAAAGAAGATTCCCTATAGTTAA
- the Hscb gene encoding iron-sulfur cluster co-chaperone protein HscB isoform X1 gives MWGGRAQVLFRLWGLRPAGVPGRRVLSCHAASEEGSGSARCWNCGSPGRGDGFFCHQCRALQPPDPTRDYFSLMDCNRSFRVNTTKLQHRFQQLQRLVHPDFFNQRSQTEKDFSEKHSTLVNEAYKTLLAPLSRGLYLLKLHGIEIPKGTDYEMDSQFLMEIMEINEKLAEAQSEAAVKEIESTIQAKQKECTDNVSRAFEQDDFEEAKEILTKMKYFSNIEEKIKLKKIPYS, from the exons ATGTGGGGTGGGAGGGCCCAGGTGTTGTTTCGGCTATGGGGGTTGCGGCCCGCAGGGGTCCCCGGAAGGAGAGTGTTAAGCTGCCATGCTGCGTCGGAAGAGGGAAGCGGTTCGGCGAGGTGTTGGAACTGCGGCAGCCCCGGGCGGGGGGACGGGTTCTTCTGCCACCAGTGCCGAGCGCTGCAGCCGCCGGACCCGACTCGAGACTACTTCAGCCTCATGGATTG CAACCGTTCCTTCAGAGTTAACACTACAAAACTCCAGCACAGGTTTCAGCAACTACAGCGTCTTGTCCACCCAGATTTCTTCAACCAGAGATCTCAG ACTGAAAAGGACTTCTCAGAGAAGCATTCAACCCTGGTGAATGAGGCCTATAAGACCCTGCTGGCCCCCCTGAGCAGGGGACTATACCTT CTAAAGCTTCATGGGATAGAGATTCCTAAAGGGACAGATTATGAAATGGATAGTCAATTCCTCATGGAAataatggaaatcaatgaaaaactTGCAGAAGCTCAAAGTGAAGCTGCCGTGAAAGAAATTGAATCCACTATACAAG CTAAACAGAAAGAATGTACTGACAACGTGAGCAGAGCTTTTGAACAAG ATGACTTTGAAGAAGCCAAGGAAATTTTAACAAAGAtgaaatacttttcaaatatagaagaaaagatCAAGTTAAAGAAGATTCCCTATAGTTAA
- the Hscb gene encoding iron-sulfur cluster co-chaperone protein HscB isoform X2, with protein sequence MWGGRAQVLFRLWGLRPAGVPGRRVLSCHAASEEGSGSARCWNCGSPGRGDGFFCHQCRALQPPDPTRDYFSLMDCNRSFRVNTTKLQHRFQQLQRLVHPDFFNQRSQTEKDFSEKHSTLVNEAYKTLLAPLSRGLYLLKLHGIEIPKGTDYEMDSQFLMEIMEINEKLAEAQSEAAVKEIESTIQDDFEEAKEILTKMKYFSNIEEKIKLKKIPYS encoded by the exons ATGTGGGGTGGGAGGGCCCAGGTGTTGTTTCGGCTATGGGGGTTGCGGCCCGCAGGGGTCCCCGGAAGGAGAGTGTTAAGCTGCCATGCTGCGTCGGAAGAGGGAAGCGGTTCGGCGAGGTGTTGGAACTGCGGCAGCCCCGGGCGGGGGGACGGGTTCTTCTGCCACCAGTGCCGAGCGCTGCAGCCGCCGGACCCGACTCGAGACTACTTCAGCCTCATGGATTG CAACCGTTCCTTCAGAGTTAACACTACAAAACTCCAGCACAGGTTTCAGCAACTACAGCGTCTTGTCCACCCAGATTTCTTCAACCAGAGATCTCAG ACTGAAAAGGACTTCTCAGAGAAGCATTCAACCCTGGTGAATGAGGCCTATAAGACCCTGCTGGCCCCCCTGAGCAGGGGACTATACCTT CTAAAGCTTCATGGGATAGAGATTCCTAAAGGGACAGATTATGAAATGGATAGTCAATTCCTCATGGAAataatggaaatcaatgaaaaactTGCAGAAGCTCAAAGTGAAGCTGCCGTGAAAGAAATTGAATCCACTATACAAG ATGACTTTGAAGAAGCCAAGGAAATTTTAACAAAGAtgaaatacttttcaaatatagaagaaaagatCAAGTTAAAGAAGATTCCCTATAGTTAA
- the Hscb gene encoding iron-sulfur cluster co-chaperone protein HscB isoform X3 — protein sequence MWGGRAQVLFRLWGLRPAGVPGRRVLSCHAASEEGSGSARCWNCGSPGRGDGFFCHQCRALQPPDPTRDYFSLMDCNRSFRVNTTKLQHRFQQLQRLVHPDFFNQRSQTEKDFSEKHSTLVNEAYKTLLAPLSRGLYLVS from the exons ATGTGGGGTGGGAGGGCCCAGGTGTTGTTTCGGCTATGGGGGTTGCGGCCCGCAGGGGTCCCCGGAAGGAGAGTGTTAAGCTGCCATGCTGCGTCGGAAGAGGGAAGCGGTTCGGCGAGGTGTTGGAACTGCGGCAGCCCCGGGCGGGGGGACGGGTTCTTCTGCCACCAGTGCCGAGCGCTGCAGCCGCCGGACCCGACTCGAGACTACTTCAGCCTCATGGATTG CAACCGTTCCTTCAGAGTTAACACTACAAAACTCCAGCACAGGTTTCAGCAACTACAGCGTCTTGTCCACCCAGATTTCTTCAACCAGAGATCTCAG ACTGAAAAGGACTTCTCAGAGAAGCATTCAACCCTGGTGAATGAGGCCTATAAGACCCTGCTGGCCCCCCTGAGCAGGGGACTATACCTTGTAAG CTAA